A single region of the Bacillus cereus genome encodes:
- a CDS encoding spore coat protein — translation MNEKDMVNDYLAGLNASLTSYANYISQSDNEQLHQTLIQIRNQDEMRQRNMYEYAKQKSYYKPAAPANPMIVQQLKSQLSAE, via the coding sequence TAAATGATTATTTAGCAGGATTAAATGCAAGTTTAACAAGTTATGCAAATTATATTTCTCAGTCTGATAATGAACAGTTACATCAAACGTTAATCCAAATTCGTAATCAAGATGAGATGCGCCAACGCAATATGTATGAGTACGCAAAGCAAAAGAGTTATTACAAGCCGGCAGCACCTGCTAATCCAATGATTGTACAACAATTAAAAAGCCAATTAAGTGCGGAATAG